Proteins from one Balaenoptera musculus isolate JJ_BM4_2016_0621 chromosome 7, mBalMus1.pri.v3, whole genome shotgun sequence genomic window:
- the LOC118897966 gene encoding CCR4-NOT transcription complex subunit 2-like, with protein MVTKPANEQSQDFSIHNEDFPALPGSSYKDPTSSNDDSKSNLNTSGKTTSSTDGPKFPGDKSSTTQNNNQQKKGIQVLPDGRVTNILQGMVTDQFGMIGLLTFIRAAETDPGMVHLALGSDLTTLGLNLNSPENLYPKFASPWASSPCRPQDIDFHVPSEYLTNIHIRDKLAAIKLGRYGEDLLFYLYYMNGGDVFQLLPAVELFNRDWRYHREERVWITRAPGMEPTMKTNTYERGTYYFFDCLNWGKVAKVYFFPCANV; from the coding sequence ATGGTAACAAAACCAGCAAATGAGCAATCCCAGGACTTCTCAATACACAACGAAGATTTTCCGGCGTTACCTGGTTCCAGTTATAAAGATCCAACATCAAGTAATGATGACAGTAAATCTAATTTGAATACATCTGGCAAGACAACTTCAAGTACAGATGGACCCAAATTCCCTGGAGATAAAAGTTCAACAACACAAAATAATAACCAGCAGAAAAAAGGGATCCAGGTGTTACCTGATGGTCGGGTTACTAACATTCTCCAAGGGATGGTGACAGACCAGTTTGGAATGATTGGCCTGTTAACATTTATCAGGGCAGCAGAGACAGACCCAGGAATGGTACATCTTGCATTAGGAAGTGACTTAACAACATTAGGCCTCAATCTGAACTCTCCTGAAAATCTCTACCCCAAATTTGCATCACCCTGGGCATCTTCACCTTGTCGACCTCAAGACATAGACTTCCATGTTCCATCTGAGTACTTAACGAACATTCACATTAGGGATAAGCTGGCTGCAATAAAACTTGGTCGATACGGAGAAGACCTTCTCTTCTATCTCTATTACATGAATGGAGGAGACGTATTTCAACTTTTACCTGCAGTAGAGCTTTTTAACCGTGATTGGAGATACCACAGAGAAGAACGAGTATGGATTACCAGGGCACCAGGCATGGAGCCAACAATGAAAACCAATACATATGAGAGGGGAACATATTACTTCTTTGACTGTCTTAACTGGGGGAAAGTAGCTaaggtatatttttttccatgtgcAAATGTGTAA